In a genomic window of Magnolia sinica isolate HGM2019 chromosome 16, MsV1, whole genome shotgun sequence:
- the LOC131229350 gene encoding uncharacterized protein LOC131229350, protein MRRRRKKEKTVLCFSSNIPFKPNKIIPKIPQLPKFKISTEASSRAIAQHSRPERLHLSEYFILKNPKKRKPHLGSLQKTAAMVSDEQHQQQMMDGWDEEAEALSLSDLPILGSENCERSESNRVSEPVDFEFGSWAEDPLMCAADDVFFQGQILPLRPSVSSETGLLSGYFRPDSQKSSRCGSRSDSMDRSSWGFSSSGSSGSSSSRRCYSHSSGSNYNFYTHPSPRPQMGGGHLRRNACRSGRRSSSWGLFRLGLVKTPEIELEDLKKRSNGSSCNYSSRKKGKDGIKEKKDGEGVQKFLWGGGLNCKCSAAAVETVSSRIVIVKGKKERGEGYNGKQEISRRRTFEWLKELSIAETPVV, encoded by the exons atgaggagaagaagaaagaaggagaagactGTTTTGTGCTTTTCCTCCAATATCCCATTCAAACCAAATAAAATAATACCGAAAATACCCCAACTTCCAAAATTCAAAATCTCGACAGAGGCTTCCAGTCGGGCAATAGCCCAACACAGCCGGCCCGAAAGGCTCCATCTATCcgaatattttatattaaaaaatcccAAGAAAAGAAAACCGCATTTGGGAAGCCTGCA GAAAACTGCAGCTATGGTTTCGGATGAACAACACCAGCAgcagatgatggacggctgggatgaagAAGCAGAGGCGCTCTCCCTCTCCGACCTCCCCATACTCGGGTCTGAGAATTGCGAGAGGAGCGAAAGCAACCGGGTATCCGAACCCGTAGACTTCGAGTTCGGGTCTTGGGCTGAGGACCCATTAATGTGCGCGGCTGATGATGTGTTTTTCCAGGGCCAGATTCTCCCACTCCGCCCTTCTGTGAGCTCCGAGACCGGCTTGCTTTCAGGGTATTTTCGTCCGGATAGCCAGAAATCGAGCCGATGCGGGTCGAGGTCCGATTCCATGGACCGATCGAGTTGGGGTTTCAGCAGCAGCGGCAgcagtggcagcagcagcagcaggagatGTTATTCGCACTCGAGCGGCAGCAATTACAATTTCTACACGCATCCCAGCCCGAGACCGCAGATGGGCGGCGGCCATCTTCGTAGAAACGCGTGTAGAAGTGGCCGGAGGTCGAGCTCGTGGGGGCTTTTCCGGTTGGGTCTGGTGAAGACGCCTGAAATCGAGCTGGAAGATCTGAAGAAGAGGAGCAATGGTAGTAGTTGTAATTATAGCAGTAGGAAGAAGGGTAAAGATGGTATTAAAGAGAAGAAGGATGGTGAGGGAGTACAAAAGTTTCTGTGGGGCGGCGGTTTGAATTGCAAGTGTTCGGCAGCAGCTGTGGAAACTGTTTCTTCGAGAATTGTTATTgttaagggaaagaaagaaagaggagaagggTATAATGGGAAACAGGAAATTTCTCGGAGACGTACGTTTGAATGGTTGAAAGAGCTTTCCATTGCAGAAACGCCTGTAGTTTAG